One Vicia villosa cultivar HV-30 ecotype Madison, WI unplaced genomic scaffold, Vvil1.0 ctg.000505F_1_1, whole genome shotgun sequence genomic region harbors:
- the LOC131629037 gene encoding uncharacterized protein LOC131629037, translating to MAPKYIISALKDKDPENLTTITQVYRARATYRLSKREIVGVTSTKLTFSVVFAYLEHEREENFTWALEKLKELFTWDKFLPDVVNVSMKCNDYVKSERQEHVMDQWNNIMYSNIEDEYDVHLKHFESVCGDIPAFVKYVNETWLVPYKERFVAAWTNKVTHLGNTATNRYSVVFVSLSMKLNNTFFPLLIAPPMYTSRHTIIAIVFVNNNHWVQIKLKPDCPLPPVTPRWRQNCSDDAKAWESAYAGRFKYWEELCHS from the exons ATGGCACCAAAGTACATCATTTCAGCATTGAAAGATAAAGACCCTGAAAACCTCACTACTATTACCCAGGTATATAGAGCTAGAGCAACATACAGATTGAGCAAGAGAG AGATTGTTGGTGTTACATCAACAAAGTTGACATTTTCAGTTGTGTTTGCTTACTTGGAACATGAAAGGGAAGAGAACTTCACATGGGCGCTGGAGAAGCTGAAAGAGTTGTTTACGTGGGACAAATTTCTTCCTGATGTTGTG AACGTGAGCATGAAGTGCAATGACTATGTGAAATCAGAAAGACAGGAACATGTCATGGATCAATGGAACAACATCATGTATTCAAACATAGAAGATGAATATGATGTACACTTAAAGCACTTCGAAAGTGTTTGTGGTGATATTCCGGCATTTGTGAAGTATGTTAATGAAACATGGCTAGTACCATATAAGGAAAGATTTGTTGCTGCATGGACTAATAAAGTCACCCACTTAGGGAACACAGCGACTAACag ATATAGTGTCGTTTTTGTTTCCCTTTCCATGAAATTGAATAACACATTTTTCCCACTTCTCATTGCTCCACCCATGTACACAAGTCGACATACGATTATTGCTATTGTTTTTGTGAACAATAATCATTGGGTACAAATCAAGTTGAAACCCGATTGCCCATTGCCTCCCGTCACTCCTCGTTGGAGACAAAATTGTAGTGatgatgcaaaagcatgggaatcGGCTTATGCGGGTCGTTTCAAATATTGGGAGGAATTGTGTCATTCCTGa
- the LOC131629033 gene encoding phosphatidylinositol 4-phosphate 5-kinase 6-like, with translation MENSGSFKEKSFLNGVYFGEFKSKLFHGKGKYTWSNGTIYEGDWVDGKRTGKGRIIWPCGKKYKGGNGPVMGKNRNIYIGNWKNNQRDGRGIVKWASGEVLEGCWSNGLLRSGVYRLANGDVYTGDFKGSIFHEKGESAWSNDEIIYEGDWVNGKMTGKGLAIWPSGTNYERKVSKNYSHGNGTYTWKDGSIYFGNWKNSKIDGKGVMKWANGDVFEGCWSKGLRHGSGVYRFAKGDVCNGNFKSKFLHGKGKYTCSNGTIYKGYWDDGTMTEKIPDLENLVGDCMLLHICNKGESDAGLSCLVTKGKNIQGVMIVERIEQYSEISKLSEMQGKKSSSISTFFKIIKAKLGRNLQLRIRDHGHVLNTHY, from the exons ATGGAAAACAGTGGAAg TTTTAAAGAGAAATCGTTTTTGAATGGGGTCTACTTCGGTGAATTCAAGAGTAAACTTTTCCATGGCAAGGGAAAGTATACATGGTCCAATGGAACAATATATGAGGGTGATTGGGTTGATGGAAAGAGAACCGGAAAAGGGCGGATCATTTGGCCATGCGGAAAAAAGTATAAGGGTGGTAACGGCCCTGTGATGGGTAAGAATAGAAATATCTACATTGGAAATTGGAAAAACAATCAAAGAGATGGAAGAGGGATTGTAAAGTGGGCTAGCGGTGAAGTTTTAGAAGGTTGTTGGTCGAATGGACTCTTGAGGTCTGGAGTTTATAGACTTGCAAATGGTGATGTCTATACCGGTGACTTCAAGGGTAGCATTTTCCATGAAAAAGGAGAGAGTGCATGGTCGAATGATGAAATAATATATGAGGGTGATTGGGTTAATGGAAAAATGACCGGAAAAGGATTGGCGATATGGCCATCAGGAACAAATTATGAGAGAAAGGTCTCTAAGAATTATTCTCATGGTAATGGCACATACACTTGGAAGGATGGAAGTATTTACTTTGGAAATTGGAAAAACAGTAAAATAGATGGAAAAGGGGTTATGAAGTGGGCTAATGGTGATGTTTTCGAAGGTTGCTGGTCAAAAGGACTAAGACATGGATCTGGAGTTTATAGATTTGCAAAAGGGGATGTCTGCAATGGTAACTTCAAAAGTAAATTTCTTCATGGTAAAGGAAAGTACACATGTTCAAATGGAACAATATATAAGGGATATTGGGATGATGGAACAATGACAGAGAAAATACCGGATCTTGAGAATCTTGTTGGAGATTGCATGTTATTGCATATTTGTAATAAAGGTGAGTCGGACGCTGGTTTGAGTTGTTTGGTTACCAAAGGGAAAAATATACAAGGAGTTATGATTGTTGAGAGAATTGAGCAGTATTCAGAAATATCCAAACTAAGTGAGATGCAAGGAAAGAAGAGTTCAAGTATATCCACATTTTTCAAGATTATCAAAGCTAAGCTGGGGCGTAATTTGCAACTTCGCATCAg AGATCATGGTCATGTACTTAACACACACTACTGA